One window of Dyadobacter sandarakinus genomic DNA carries:
- the iolG gene encoding inositol 2-dehydrogenase, with amino-acid sequence MSKKLKTGVIGLGRIGQIHLANLVHHMPDAEVIIASDVSPAAHAFAERLGVPHVTTQAEDVLNHPEVEAVIICSPTPYHVPYTIAAAKQGKHVFCEKPLDVTLESIREAEQVVAENGVKLMLGFNRRFDANFSNIRQLVEAGKIGEPHILRITSRDPAPPPVEYLKVSGGIFLDMSIHDFDMARYMVGSEVTEVFVKGDALIHPEIREFGDIDTAVIVLTFENGTLGVIDNSRKAVYGYDQRLEIFGSKGMAKAENNTADSLIHFDDAGGHSSLPLHFFLERYENAYRVCLRSFIRCILDDKPSPVNAHDGLMATAIGIAAMRSLTEGRPVKISEVVQESAVNEPISEATVKA; translated from the coding sequence ATGTCCAAAAAACTAAAAACCGGCGTCATCGGTCTGGGCAGGATTGGCCAGATCCACCTGGCAAACCTGGTCCACCACATGCCCGACGCCGAGGTAATTATAGCTTCCGACGTGTCGCCGGCAGCCCATGCTTTTGCCGAGCGCCTCGGTGTGCCTCATGTAACTACCCAGGCCGAAGATGTGCTCAACCATCCCGAGGTGGAAGCAGTAATCATCTGCTCCCCCACCCCGTATCACGTACCTTATACCATTGCGGCCGCAAAACAGGGTAAACATGTATTTTGTGAAAAACCGCTGGATGTGACCCTGGAATCCATCCGGGAAGCCGAGCAGGTAGTGGCAGAAAACGGCGTGAAGCTCATGCTGGGTTTCAACCGGCGGTTTGATGCCAATTTCAGCAACATCCGTCAACTGGTTGAGGCCGGCAAGATCGGCGAGCCGCATATCCTGCGCATTACGAGCCGCGATCCGGCTCCTCCGCCCGTAGAGTACCTGAAAGTGTCGGGCGGCATTTTCCTGGACATGTCCATTCACGACTTCGACATGGCCCGCTACATGGTGGGCAGCGAGGTGACGGAAGTTTTTGTAAAAGGCGATGCGCTGATCCATCCCGAAATCCGGGAGTTTGGCGACATTGATACGGCAGTTATTGTACTTACGTTTGAAAACGGCACCCTCGGCGTGATTGACAACAGCCGGAAGGCGGTGTATGGTTACGACCAGCGCCTGGAAATATTCGGCTCAAAAGGCATGGCCAAAGCCGAGAACAATACGGCCGATTCACTGATCCATTTTGATGATGCAGGCGGCCACAGCTCGCTTCCGCTCCACTTTTTCCTGGAACGGTACGAAAATGCCTACCGCGTGTGCCTGCGCTCATTTATCCGCTGCATACTCGATGATAAACCGTCGCCGGTGAACGCTCATGATGGCCTTATGGCAACTGCCATCGGGATTGCAGCCATGAGATCGCTGACTGAGGGCCGGCCGGTGAAGATTTCGGAAGTGGTGCAGGAATCGGCTGTGAATGAGCCCATATCGGAAGCGACGGTAAAAGCCTGA